The following proteins come from a genomic window of Daphnia carinata strain CSIRO-1 chromosome 8, CSIRO_AGI_Dcar_HiC_V3, whole genome shotgun sequence:
- the LOC132088247 gene encoding uncharacterized protein LOC132088247: protein MAYQRLVVIISKLLFLLVMATAGQPDQGARAGPRPVRMLAVFDASEMATMERVMHKTLIALNKEKTAWTAGWNGQNSGIGAAAAADVNISTSSAGRGQRKKWLASGRRLTVDSVTYSSQWWVNQTADDLDRLIASHRPVAILVLSADDYAVFRVALAASPFHLPVIGARAQRGLDDSSFRGVSPFYVGLNPGPHHLASALHHLLLANNWLPVTLIVDDSLDAQKIRQVVQRHPSNVGKVMVVTVDRGSAPHRILAQLSGIQQTTSLVIAFCCEPRLASLIFREARRLNMLNGDWVWLALEQAVAGFHHHWTDGYSPAAAGRLPSVGWTADGQDDEDDWPLGLLGLVSQQPLRLTKHTMKGSLAIIHSSVRASLAVHQLQTWLESWTNETSATHNIQRLQVAKQMDSEIRWRVKEALAGRLTYDGGGKIDSALRANFDVINLVPAGPFYPKSSSSSSSASNTNGVGAKSTKTSASSSSTSLALTRRRRHSSSSSSTSDKHFGNATAELADEDDEDLQDEEYASAAEESNVDELDVDQDDSDGRNNGQPVVISTGAADDASLLNEPIAAKDPLRAPVWQSVGNVSGQAVTFKGVQWPGGGLAGPRSHSRRVYRVATIFSPPFVMETEVFKEDDEEEEEQRCLTGVPCLRVATGQKDELARIFGDYEGAQLHKGRLYNLTCCYGYSIDLMENVASDLDVKFQVYVVADGQCGAKRQVTGKWDGIVADLRSGAAHLSFAPLSVTSARSEAIDFSIPYFYSGLSILQASKINNDDVPLLAFLKPFRPDLWIGIFVSLNLTALAVAVYEWLSPFGLNPWGRQRTKNFSLASALWVMWGLLFSHLVAFKAPKSWPNKFLINVWGGFSVIFLASYTANIAALFAGVFSETSVANFHDPRLLSQKVGTTRSSAAQHYAQKTNRGLAEHLERFTVPNLEEGIARLRDGRLDLLIGDTPILDYYRANDPGCTLRTVDVIEEDNYAVGMTKGLRLQTSISSLISSYSTSGYMDELRSKWYSSLPCSRSAHDAYKPQPLGVSAVAGVFILLGFGILGGCLILVLEHLVYKFALPVLRRQHKGTIWRSPNMMFFSQKLYRFINCVELLSPHHAAKELMHSLRQGQITSLFQKSVKRKENEQKRRRKSKAQFFEMIREVRRYQQEEKETEVADDEEDEEEYDHHHRVADEEAGEGVADDDEEKKRPELAPPPPADYGDDCADDAMNAVVVLARQTPCSDDIAIYNTHMPIVADSAFTLDPAPLASRLSDSERKWKMQMAQRRRSFSADALCEPGHIHQQRRRQGVRFAESSASSSSNNSSEQSLSQLEDGVGGAAAGGWDTSEDNSSLLCSMVDRATLNKLTKEDLLLLWQAAESEWLAKVRALRKQRDILQLRYQHAKAERQVANPYQAPPTPPLPTMKF from the exons ATGGCATACCAACGGCTCGTTGTAATCATTTCAAAGCTGTTGTTCTTATTGGTAATGGCCACCGCCGGCCAGCCGGATCAAGGGGCCAGAGCGGGCCCTCGGCCTGTGCGTATGCTGGCCGTATTCGACGCGAGCGAAATGGCAACAATGGAGCGCGTCATGCACAAAACGCTGATTGCACTCAACAAGGAGAAAACGGCGTGGACAGCCGGATGGAATGGCCAAAACAGCGGGATCGGTGCTGCTGCAGCTGCAGATGTCAACATCAGCACGTCGTCGGCCGGCCGGGGCCAGCGCAAGAAATGGCTGGCCAGTGGGCGACGTCTAACAGTGGACAGTGTCACGTACTCGTCGCAGTGGTGGGTCAATCAAACGGCAGACGATCTCGATCGCCTCATCGCCTCTCATCGGCCCGTCGCCATCCTCGTCCTATCGGCCGACGATTACGCCGTCTTCCGTGTTGCCCTCGCCGCCTCGCCGTTCCATCTGCCCGTCATTGGAGCACGGGCGCAGCGCGGACTCGACGATTCATCCTTCCGG GGAGTTTCGCCGTTTTACGTCGGTCTCAATCCTGGTCCCCATCATTTAGCGTCGGCCCTACACCACCTGCTGCTGGCCAACAATTGGCTGCCCGTGACGCTGATTGTCGACGATTCATTGGATGCCCAGAAGATCCGGCAAGTCGTTCAACGACATCCGTCCAACGTCGGCAAG GTGATGGTGGTGACGGTGGATCGCGGGTCGGCGCCGCACCGGATCCTGGCCCAGTTGAGCGGCATCCAGCAGACGACGTCGCTGGTCATCGCCTTTTGCTGCGAGCCGCGTCTGGCCTCGCTCATCTTCCGCGAGGCCCGTCGTCTCAACATGCTCAACGGCGATTGGGTTTGGCTGGCCCTGGAGCAAGCCGTCGCGGGCTTCCATCATCACTGGACGGATGGCTATTCACCGGCCGCGGCTGGACGCTTGCCATCGGTCGGATGGACGGCCGATGGGCaagacgacgaagacgacTGGCCACTTGGTTTGCTCGGCCTCGTGTCTCAGCAACCGCTGCGCCTGACCAAGCACACGATGAAAGGCTCGCTGGCCATCATCCATTCGTCCGTCAGGGCCAGTCTGGCCGTCCATCAACTGCAAACGTGGCTGGAATCGTGGACGAACGAGACTAGCGCCACTCATAACATCCAACGGCTGCAAGTGGCTAAACAAATGGACAG cgaGATCCGATGGAGAGTCAAAGAAGCGCTGGCCGGGCGTCTGACCTACGACGGAGGCGGTAAAATCGACTCGGCTCTTCGGGCCAACTTTGACGTCATCAATCTCGTCCCGGCTGGACCTTTCTATCCgaagagcagcagcagcagcagcagcgcgAGTAATACGAATGGCGTCGGCGCCAAATCGACCAAGACATCAGCATCCTCTTCTTCTACTTCCTTGGCTTTGACGAGACGACGAAGAcactcctcctcctcctcctcgaCATCCGACAAACATTTTGGCAACGCCACAGCG gaattgGCGGATGAAGACGATGAGGATCTGCAGGATGAAGAATATGCATCGGCAGCGGAGGAGAGCAACGTCGATGAATTGGATGTAGACCAAGACGATTCGGATGGACGAAACAACGGCCAGCCTGTCGTCATATCGACGGGCGCTGCTGACGATGCGAGTCTTTTAAACGAACCCATCGCAGCCAAAGATCCTCTCCGTGCGCCCGTTTGGCAGTCGGTGGGCAACGTCTCTGGCCAGGCCGTCACTTTCAAAG GAGTTCAATGGCCCGGAGGCGGACTGGCCGGCCCTCGGTCGCACAGCCGACGAGTCTACCGAGTGGCCACCATTTTCTCGCCGCCTTTCGTGATGGAGACGGAAGTCTTTAAAGAggacgacgaagaggaagaagagcaGCGCTGCCTGACGGGCGTCCCTTGTCTCCGCGTCGCCACCGGGCAAAAGGACGAGCTGGCCCGCATTTTCGGCGACTACGAAGGCGCCCAGCTGCACAAGGGCCGTCTCTACAATTTGACTTGCTGCTACGGCTACTCGATCGACCTCATGGAGAACGTGGCCAGCGACCTGGACGTCAAGTTCCAGGTCTACGTCGTCGCCGACGGACAGTGCGGCGCCAAGAGGCAAGTGACGGGCAAGTGGGACGGCATCGTGGCCGATTTGCGCTCCGGCGCCGCCCATCTGAGTTTCGCCCCGTTGAGCGTCACTTCGGCCCGGAGCGAAGCCATTGATTTCTCCATTCCGTACTTCTACTCGGGGCTGTCCATCTTGCAGGCCAGCAAGATCAACAACGACGACGTCCCCCTGCTGGCCTTCCTCAAACCTTTCCGTCCCGATCTGTGGATCGGCATCTTCGTCAGCCTCAACCTGACGGCGCTGGCCGTGGCCGTCTACGAGTGGCTGAGCCCGTTCGGCCTCAACCCGTGGGGCCGCCAGCGGACGAAAAACTTTAGCCTTGCCTCGGCCCTTTGGGTCATGTGGGGCCTCCTCTTTAGCCACTTGGTGGCCTTTAAAGCGCCGAAATCGTGGCCCAACAAATTCCTCATCAACGTCTGGGGCGGCTTCAGCGTCATCTTCTTGGCCAGCTACACGGCCAACATAGCGGCCTTGTTCGCCGGCGTCTTTTCCGAGACGTCCGTCGCCAACTTTCACGATCCGCGC CTGTTGAGCCAGAAAGTGGGTACAACACGCAGTTCGGCTGCCCAGCATTACGCCCAGAAAACGAACCGTGGATTGGCTGAGCATTTGGAACGGTTCACCGTGCCCAACCTGGAAGAAGGCATCGCCCGActgag GGACGGACGGCTGGATCTGCTCATTGGAGACACGCCCATACTGGACTATTACCGGGCCAACGATCCCGGCTGCACGTTGCGAACGGTCGACGTCATCGAGGAAGACAACTACGCCGTCGGCATGACCAAAGGCCTCCGATTGCAG acgagcaTTTCCTCGCTCATTTCCAGCTACTCGACGTCCGGCTACATGGACGAGTTGCGCAGCAAATGGTACAGCTCCCTCCCTTGCTCCCGTTCGGCTCACGACGCTTACAAACCTCAGCCGCTGGGCGTGTCGGCTGTGGCGGGTGTTTTTATCCTTTTGGGATTCGGCATCCTCGGCGGATGTCTCATCCTCGTGCTGGAGCATCTCGTCTACAAGTTCGCCTTGCCCGTCCTCCGCCGACAGCACAAGGGCACCATCTGGCGGTCGCCAAACATGATGTTTTTTAGTCAA AAACTGTACCGGTTCATCAACTGCGTCGAACTGCTGTCGCCTCATCACGCGGCCAAAGAATTAATGCACAGCCTCCGTCAGGGACAAATCACCTCCTTGTTCCAAAAGAGCGTCAAGAGG AAGGAAAATGAACAGAAACGCAGACGCAAAAGCAAAGCGCAATTTTTCGAAATGATACGCGAGGTGCGTCGCTATCAGCAGGAAGAGAAAGAGACGGAAGTGGCCGACGATGAAGAGGACGAAGAAGAATACGACCACCATCACAGGGTGGCGGACGAAGAGGCGGGCGAAGGTGTGGCCgacgatgacgaagaaaagaagaggccCGAATTGGCACCTCCGCCTCCGGCCGATTACGGAGACGATTGCGCAGACGATGCGATGAACGCCGTCGTTGTTCTCGCCCGGCAAACGCCTTGCAGCGATGATATCGCCATCTATAACACTCACATGCCTATCGTGGCCGATAGCGCGTTCACCCTTGATCCTGCTCCGTTAGCATCCAGACTGTCGGATAGcgaaaggaaatggaaaatgcaAATGGCTCAGAGGCGTCGATCGTTTAGCGCCGACGCTCTGTGTGAACCCGGCCACATCCATCAACAAAGACGTCGTCAAG GTGTGCGATTCGCCGAAAGCAGTGCGagtagcagcagcaacaacagtaGCGAGCAGAGCCTGAGCCAGTTGGAAGATGGCGTTGGCGGCGCTGCTGCTGGCGGATGGGACACTAGCGAAGACAATTCGTCTTTGCTCTGCTCCATGGTGGACCGAGCGACGTTGAACAAACTGACCAAAGAGGATCTGCTCTTATTGTGGCAGGCGGCCGAGTCCGAATGGCTGGCCAAAGTCAGAGCCTTGCGCAAACAGCGCGACATCCTCCAGTTGCGCTACCAGCACGCCAAGGCCGAACGCCAAGTAGCCAATCCTTATCAGGCTCCGCCAACACCTCCGCTTCCCACCatgaagttttaa